AATTAGGAATCGGGATACAAAACCCGTTATTCCAGTCAAAATTTTGGATCCGTCAGGTGATGCTCACTTGCTGACAGTTCTGCCGGTTACATCCAGTCCAAACTGCATTTTAATAAATAAGTTTCGCAGCCTAAAATCTGATTTTTAAACGATTATATTTCACTATTTTTATTTTATATGATTCTAGTCAAATAAGCAATGTGTGACAGTAAAAGTGACAAAATTTTTACGCCTATTTTCGTTATCCCCCGGCCTTTCCGGCTATAATAAGAATAAGAGGTGAGCTCGATGAAAAAACAAAATCCATCCCTTTTAACTATGCTGGCGGTATTCGGCTTTGCCCTTCTGATCATTCCCATGGCTTTCGATGACTCAAACCGAATGATTCTCTGGGTTTCCGGCTTCCTGTTCCTGCTTATGCCACTGCTGATCAACCGCAACAATAAAAAATAATCAGCTATTTTTCAGACAGGATAAACTCCCAGACTGCCCGACCACCGCTTCCATTTCATAACTTCTTGTTGACCGTCTTTTATTTACTGTTTCTGCCAAATTCGACAACATTTTGTCGCTCTTTGTCGGCTTCATCACACTTCTCCCTTCATTATCAAAATGAGCCATCGGCATCAACCGACGGCTCATTCTAAATTTATAAGATTCTGTTAAAATAATCAATGCGTGACAGCTCCTGTGGCAATATATTTATCTGCAGTATTCTGCTGTAATTCCACTCACCTTCATATTTTTAATCCTCTACCTTTACAGCCAACTGTTAAAATTTCTATTTTACAGTCCTTCAAACTCCAGAACTGTTCCCTGTCCAAACACTCCGGCTGACTTGTCATATTCAACCCGATTTCGTCCACTCGATTTTCCCCGATACAGGGCATCGTCTGCCCGCTTAACCAATGATTCAAAAGTATCTTCATCGCGAATTTGAGCCACACCAATACTGATTGTCACCGGAAAACCCTGTTCGCTCATTTCAATTCTATGTCGTAACTTCTCTGCCAAAACAGCAGCGCCTTCAAGCCTGGTGTTAGGACAAATTATCATAAACTCTTCGCCACCCCAGCGTCCACAGATATCGTTTTCACGGATCGTTACACCCATTATTTCTGCGGTCTTCTTTAGCACCTGATCGCCAGCCAGATGTCCCAACCGATCATTAATTTCCTTAAATTTGTCAAGATCGCCGATGATTACTGAGAAAGGTCGTTTGGTTTTCTGGTAGTTTTCGATCTCCAGACATAGAATCTCATCGAGCTTGATTCGATTATAGGCACCCGTCAGTTTATCGGTCACGGACAGGCTTGCCAGCTCATTATTTTTTTCTTCTAAATGACCAAAGGCTTCCACCACTGTCCGCTCGTAATAACTGATAATCAACGTCATTACCAGATAGGCAAAGCCAAGATTTAAGACACTGACAAAAGTGTATCCCTGTTCCAACCAGTCCATATAATTCAGGATAATGTAAAAAAGTACCAATAGGGCAATACCGACTGTAAAAATCCTTCCCCCTTTGCGGCCCAGCAAAAAATAAGCACTTGGTGGAACGATAATAATCCAAATCAGATCGTATTCTGCAGATCCGATAAACCAGACCAGGGCAGTTATTATGCCAACCTCGGTGAGAATCATCACCACTGCCGTAAAGACAATTTCATGACGTCGATGAAAATCATAGAGGGCCAGGGCACAAATTAGACTGGCAATAAAGTTACTGACCATCACCGGATATATTTTATTGTAAGCAGCAATTCCAGAAAATAGAAATGCAATGATAATCCCCAGCGACAAGATGGCATTCATCATCAAT
This genomic interval from Eubacteriaceae bacterium ES3 contains the following:
- a CDS encoding diguanylate cyclase, which produces MLEQKFQKFMTNNYHFQQDDPQLKRVLMMNAILSLGIIIAFLFSGIAAYNKIYPVMVSNFIASLICALALYDFHRRHEIVFTAVVMILTEVGIITALVWFIGSAEYDLIWIIIVPPSAYFLLGRKGGRIFTVGIALLVLFYIILNYMDWLEQGYTFVSVLNLGFAYLVMTLIISYYERTVVEAFGHLEEKNNELASLSVTDKLTGAYNRIKLDEILCLEIENYQKTKRPFSVIIGDLDKFKEINDRLGHLAGDQVLKKTAEIMGVTIRENDICGRWGGEEFMIICPNTRLEGAAVLAEKLRHRIEMSEQGFPVTISIGVAQIRDEDTFESLVKRADDALYRGKSSGRNRVEYDKSAGVFGQGTVLEFEGL